The window CTGAGGCGCTGACGGCTGAGGATGCTGACGCAAGAGCGCTATGGATTCGTCTCAAGAGGGCGTACTCGGGTGGCAGATGACCTTCATTCCGTCCGCCTAATCGGGGCAGTCGCCGACCTTGTGGCCTGGCTGAAAGATCTGGCGGTTCCCGGGGCCGTGATCGGAGGGCTTGCGGCCAACCTTTTGGGCCGGCCGAGAATAACCAACGACGTTGATGCAGTAGTCCTCCTGGGAGACTTGCACATCGACGCATTCCTTACAGCCGGCAACCGCTTTAACTTTGCGCCCCGCATCAGTGATGCAGCAGCATTCGCTACGAGGAATCGAGTCTTGCTTCTGGTGCACAACCCAAGTCACACTGACGTGGATATCTCGCTGGGCGTTCTCCCGTTTGAACGAGAGAGTGTCGATCGGGCATCGATCGTAACGGTGGCTGGCATTTCTTTCCCGCTGATCTCGCCTGAAGACCTAATCATCATGAAAGCTCTTCCGCGCCGGCCGCGCGACGTGGCCGACATAGAAGCGGTTCTGGACGCGCACCCAGAACTGGATCTCGATCGAGTTCGCTACTGGGTCAGCCAGTTCGCTTCGATCCTTGAAGCGCCGGAGATTCTTGATGATCTGGAAAGGATACTGAACTGGAAGCAGCGTCAGTCATTCAGAAAGTGATGAGTCATGCAGCGCGATAAATGCGAGTATTGCGAGGGATTGGTAGAGGAGGCGGTGCGGCGCGTTCCGTTTCGTTACAAGAAAGAAACCATCTACGTCGATAATGTTCCCGTGCGGGTTTGCCGGAGATGCGGAGAAGTCTATTATGAGGCAGTCTACAAGAAACTCGAGAAGATCGCCGAAAACCGCAAGCAGATCAAATCTAAGGTCACGTTCCCGTTGGGGGATTATCGAATGGCCGACGCTCAGTGAGATATAGCTTTGAGTTAGTTTTGGCATACGCACGCGCACCGATGAAATAGTTGAAAAAACCGGAGCGATTCGACCTCCGGGAAAACGACGATGCAATTCTGCGTTGGAACTCCTGCGCGAGAGAAGGGCGCGACTTAGAAATCGGATTATACGGAAGGAGCGGTCTGGCTAATACTTCTGAGAGGCTACGTCAGCTCTCGAAACGCAAGCTGTTCAATGATCAGAGATTAATCAATCACGATCGTCCCAACGGCGGATTGGTTTATACAGAAGGAATCTTCTGGATAAAAGTATTATACAGTTTTCTGTCGAATTCATGTTAGCAGGCGGCTCGTGGAAGTTGGATGTAGCGGGACTTTGTCGTATTCACTTTGGGAGGAAGATACACTATGCCGGAAGATTACACTCGAATAGAAGTTTATTCTGGAGTTACCGTGGACCTCAGAGAGGTGGATGGTCACTTTCAATTGAGGCATGTAGAAAGCCAATCAACTGCCCCTTCAGAGTGGCAGACCTTAACGAAGGCCGACATTCTTAATTATGCTGGTCGTTGCAATGCGGTAAGCGATTGGCTCATCAAACATGGCGTGAATCCAACCAAGTTGCTGGAAGAGTCTCGCCTAGAATACTCCGGGGTGAAAAAAGGCACACCCGATTACCTAGAA is drawn from Acidobacteriota bacterium and contains these coding sequences:
- a CDS encoding nucleotidyltransferase, which gives rise to MADDLHSVRLIGAVADLVAWLKDLAVPGAVIGGLAANLLGRPRITNDVDAVVLLGDLHIDAFLTAGNRFNFAPRISDAAAFATRNRVLLLVHNPSHTDVDISLGVLPFERESVDRASIVTVAGISFPLISPEDLIIMKALPRRPRDVADIEAVLDAHPELDLDRVRYWVSQFASILEAPEILDDLERILNWKQRQSFRK
- a CDS encoding YgiT-type zinc finger protein, with protein sequence MQRDKCEYCEGLVEEAVRRVPFRYKKETIYVDNVPVRVCRRCGEVYYEAVYKKLEKIAENRKQIKSKVTFPLGDYRMADAQ